From Yersinia hibernica, a single genomic window includes:
- a CDS encoding carbonic anhydrase has translation MKRKLLLAAMLATSFTISAAEHAHWGYEGQEDPAHWGKLSPDFSLCETGKNQSPVNIKGALKTHHGQLELAFQPGKQQIVNNGHTIQINVSDGNTLKLDGDTFTLQQFHFHAPSENEIDGKQYPLEAHFVYKDKVGALVVLALMFQEGKTNSQLAHAWQQIPTTIDQAAVLDKPLDINALLPKQFNFYRFSGSLTTPPCTEGVSWLVLDKQVSASGEQISQFRSAVHHSNNRPVQPLNGRVIVD, from the coding sequence ATGAAACGAAAACTATTATTGGCAGCTATGTTGGCTACCAGCTTTACTATCAGTGCCGCAGAACATGCACATTGGGGATATGAGGGGCAGGAAGACCCAGCGCATTGGGGTAAACTATCGCCAGATTTCTCATTGTGTGAAACAGGTAAAAATCAGTCCCCGGTTAATATTAAAGGGGCGCTAAAAACGCATCACGGCCAACTTGAACTGGCTTTCCAGCCCGGCAAGCAACAAATTGTGAATAATGGTCACACTATTCAGATTAATGTTAGTGATGGTAATACGCTAAAACTGGATGGCGATACATTTACGTTGCAACAATTCCATTTCCACGCCCCGAGTGAGAATGAGATTGATGGCAAACAGTATCCGTTGGAAGCACATTTTGTGTATAAAGATAAAGTGGGCGCACTGGTTGTCTTGGCGCTGATGTTCCAAGAGGGTAAAACGAATTCACAATTGGCGCATGCTTGGCAGCAAATCCCTACCACTATTGACCAAGCGGCCGTATTGGATAAGCCGCTTGATATTAATGCATTGTTGCCAAAACAGTTTAATTTCTACCGTTTCAGTGGCTCATTGACCACGCCTCCATGTACTGAGGGGGTGAGCTGGCTGGTGCTTGATAAGCAAGTTAGTGCATCTGGCGAACAAATTAGCCAATTTCGTTCCGCTGTTCACCACAGCAACAATCGTCCGGTGCAGCCACTTAATGGTCGCGTCATCGTAGATTAA
- the yrIlm gene encoding YrIlm family inverse autotransporter adhesin → MHKFYWTKSFKIPSGGKLAAPCAQPRTFKVIAWVNILFQLLLPLSLSFTPAIAAVATSKAAAINSPTESYILGAGENINIVAKRNGMTVDELKRINIYRTFAKPFMALTAGDEIDVPRKVSPFSIDNQKNINTDISLENKLAGHAQIGAAALASGHIAKSGEQMVRSAANNEFNSQAQQWLSQFGTARVQMNLNDDFKLDGSAVDVLVPLYDNQKSMLFTQLGARNKDSRNTINIGAGVRTFHNNWMYGANTFFDNDITGKNRRVGVGAEAWTDYLKLSANSYFGITDWHQSRDFADYNERPANGYDVQAEAYLPAYPQLGAKLAYEKYRGDEVALFGKDNRQKNPHAVTAGVNYTPIPLLTVGAEHRAGKGSKNDSSINFQLNYRLGESWQSHINPSAVASTRTLAGSRYDLVERNNNIVLDYQKQEVIRLQTADLVTGYAGEQKSLDVSVNSQYGLERIDWSVSYLVAAGGKVIQKGGDWAVVLPESVNTYTISAVAIDKRGNISSPSETQVMVQVPEVNKENSTFTPANSTLPADGESTQVLTLTVKDSQGNAVNVPISGIEINSSSAKSASVSSPEKKGTGVIDITVTAGNDAETLTISLTVQGVKLPSAQVIISDMTPDAQHSAFTASPDIILADNTALSVMTLILRNADGTALSGLKERLSFVANNSNSRGGGQSAVTISDIIESEAGHYTATIKGSQTGEYSIVPQFSGNAIGNLFARVTLIAGTAAQVTSAIKTDSTTYAAGSDMEVTVTLRDVLNNPVNGQAAALTNGTVAVPNAGVKTGSSWSDNNDGSYTRLYTAQTAGSDLKAQLKLTGWVTQSESVAYRIWGVAVLKDIFVNNSTFAKDAGFPTTGFTGAKFTLNLMSDSGGTATDYSWDADAPWVSVSDGVVSFTGTGNGNKVTITGTPKSGIGATINYSYTVKGWYINSGATRTLRSEADAYCATKSDYKLPTVRQLSSDNWNGNTGSIQTGSIGGLYGEWGSLTSYSGAGFDEENSWASEWFDSDYSIAVNTTYGSVNVFSKDNVTPYPIVCRKPL, encoded by the coding sequence ATGCATAAATTCTATTGGACAAAATCATTCAAAATACCCTCGGGAGGCAAATTAGCAGCCCCATGCGCACAGCCGCGAACGTTCAAGGTTATTGCTTGGGTCAATATTCTATTCCAGTTACTGCTTCCTTTAAGTTTATCCTTCACGCCTGCTATTGCCGCCGTGGCGACATCCAAGGCTGCCGCTATCAACAGCCCCACTGAATCTTATATTCTTGGCGCTGGAGAGAATATCAATATCGTCGCTAAAAGAAACGGTATGACGGTCGATGAACTTAAAAGAATCAATATATACCGCACCTTCGCCAAACCTTTTATGGCATTAACCGCCGGGGATGAAATTGATGTGCCCCGCAAAGTCTCCCCGTTCTCCATTGATAATCAAAAAAATATCAACACAGATATTTCTCTGGAAAATAAGCTGGCCGGTCATGCTCAAATCGGTGCCGCAGCATTAGCCAGTGGCCATATTGCCAAGTCCGGTGAGCAAATGGTGCGCTCTGCTGCCAACAATGAATTCAACAGTCAGGCACAACAATGGCTCAGTCAGTTCGGCACCGCCCGCGTACAAATGAATCTAAATGACGATTTTAAGCTCGATGGCAGTGCCGTTGATGTATTAGTGCCTCTCTATGATAATCAAAAGTCGATGTTATTTACGCAACTGGGCGCGCGTAATAAAGATAGCCGCAATACCATTAACATCGGCGCAGGGGTACGTACTTTCCATAATAACTGGATGTATGGTGCCAACACCTTCTTTGATAACGACATAACGGGCAAAAACCGCCGAGTCGGTGTGGGGGCTGAAGCCTGGACCGATTACCTTAAACTGTCTGCCAACAGCTATTTCGGCATCACCGACTGGCACCAGTCGCGGGATTTTGCCGACTACAATGAACGCCCGGCCAATGGCTACGATGTGCAAGCAGAAGCCTATCTGCCCGCTTACCCGCAATTGGGCGCTAAGTTGGCGTATGAGAAATACCGCGGGGATGAAGTGGCCCTGTTCGGTAAAGACAATCGCCAAAAGAACCCCCATGCCGTGACGGCCGGGGTGAATTATACGCCGATCCCATTATTAACTGTGGGAGCAGAACATCGAGCCGGTAAAGGCAGTAAGAATGACAGCAGCATTAACTTCCAGTTGAACTACCGGCTGGGTGAATCTTGGCAGTCCCATATCAATCCCTCAGCAGTGGCCTCAACTCGGACACTGGCGGGCAGCCGCTACGATTTAGTCGAACGTAATAACAATATTGTGCTCGATTATCAGAAGCAGGAAGTCATCCGTCTACAAACAGCAGATCTAGTGACTGGATATGCCGGTGAGCAGAAATCGTTGGACGTGTCGGTGAACAGTCAGTACGGGCTGGAACGGATTGACTGGTCAGTATCCTATCTGGTAGCCGCTGGCGGAAAAGTCATACAGAAGGGTGGGGACTGGGCGGTGGTGTTACCGGAAAGTGTAAACACATACACTATTAGTGCTGTGGCGATAGACAAGAGAGGAAACATATCAAGCCCAAGCGAGACGCAGGTGATGGTACAGGTGCCAGAGGTGAATAAAGAGAATAGTACATTCACGCCAGCAAACAGTACACTTCCCGCAGATGGGGAAAGCACACAGGTACTGACTCTTACCGTTAAAGACAGTCAGGGCAACGCCGTGAATGTGCCGATAAGTGGTATTGAAATAAACAGCTCTAGTGCAAAAAGCGCTTCAGTCTCTTCCCCTGAAAAAAAGGGTACCGGTGTCATAGATATAACGGTGACGGCAGGAAATGATGCAGAAACGCTCACCATTTCACTGACTGTTCAGGGGGTAAAACTGCCTTCGGCTCAAGTCATTATCAGTGACATGACACCGGATGCGCAGCATTCCGCCTTTACGGCTTCGCCAGATATCATCCTTGCAGATAACACCGCACTGTCAGTAATGACGTTGATATTGAGAAATGCGGACGGCACAGCGCTGAGTGGGCTGAAGGAGCGGCTGTCATTTGTTGCTAACAACAGTAACAGCAGGGGAGGAGGGCAGTCCGCCGTAACCATAAGCGACATTATTGAGAGTGAAGCGGGCCACTACACCGCAACTATAAAAGGATCCCAGACAGGCGAATACTCGATTGTGCCACAATTCAGCGGGAACGCTATTGGTAACCTATTCGCGAGGGTTACACTAATTGCCGGTACAGCAGCGCAGGTGACATCAGCCATCAAGACTGACAGCACCACTTATGCCGCAGGTAGCGACATGGAAGTGACTGTGACCTTGAGGGATGTGTTAAACAACCCGGTGAACGGCCAGGCAGCAGCATTGACGAATGGCACCGTGGCTGTACCGAACGCTGGGGTAAAAACCGGTAGCAGTTGGAGTGACAATAATGACGGCAGCTACACTCGTCTCTATACTGCACAGACGGCGGGTTCAGACCTGAAAGCACAGCTGAAACTCACAGGCTGGGTAACACAGTCCGAGTCGGTGGCATATCGCATCTGGGGGGTGGCAGTGTTAAAAGATATATTTGTAAACAATTCTACCTTTGCAAAAGATGCCGGATTTCCAACCACTGGCTTTACGGGTGCTAAATTTACACTCAACCTGATGAGTGATAGTGGTGGTACAGCTACTGATTACAGCTGGGATGCAGATGCCCCGTGGGTGTCAGTAAGCGATGGCGTTGTCTCTTTCACCGGGACCGGTAACGGTAATAAGGTTACTATCACGGGCACGCCGAAAAGTGGAATTGGAGCAACTATAAACTACAGTTATACCGTTAAGGGCTGGTATATTAATTCGGGGGCAACCCGAACATTGCGGTCAGAAGCTGATGCTTACTGTGCAACCAAATCCGATTATAAATTACCAACAGTCAGACAGTTGAGTTCGGATAATTGGAATGGAAATACCGGTAGTATTCAAACTGGTTCAATTGGAGGGCTATACGGTGAGTGGGGAAGCCTAACTAGTTATTCTGGCGCAGGATTTGACGAGGAAAATTCTTGGGCATCTGAATGGTTTGATAGCGATTATTCTATTGCTGTTAATACGACTTATGGCTCGGTTAATGTATTCAGTAAAGATAATGTTACTCCTTATCCAATAGTGTGTAGAAAACCACTTTAG
- a CDS encoding MASE1 domain-containing protein encodes MKTSSSFTQKIITIAIWTLIYYLSGVISLKFDDPASNISIVWFPAGVATAAFLCSRWRQWPVLLGCFVIINLVLDSSLKENYILSLAYAFLSMPSTMLIAWVVRRFSRRGDDLHTVLMWIFSTIIVSLLDALLASIGFVLFGKGTFQEIFWVGFVADVTGIFFATTVIMGLFNIQFRTHISPVKNKLSGSIIWLLLCLFTLLIFNNSLKEFSGAILHIHNDMLIFTFACLPIILAVMLSISWGNQGGSIALLTLATIVIYYTGQGYGPFFIKGLHHGEPLLLVQCYLTATALLMVFLRVLTRSTHHFNETSGAQHAVYQLNLSTGEIEWGHLSDELASIDPTIMSKMNKLIEQIHPDDKNKVLEHWSSSGEQQHLPQLDFRLSIQEGHWVTITDSESILFSHHEPRMIIGNWHITRSVPLFKAN; translated from the coding sequence ATGAAAACGTCGTCAAGCTTTACGCAAAAAATTATCACTATCGCGATCTGGACGTTAATTTATTATCTTTCAGGTGTTATTTCTCTGAAATTTGACGATCCAGCCTCAAATATTTCGATTGTCTGGTTCCCTGCCGGGGTCGCCACTGCAGCTTTTTTATGCTCACGTTGGCGCCAATGGCCGGTTTTACTCGGCTGTTTTGTCATAATCAATCTGGTACTTGATAGCTCACTTAAAGAAAATTATATATTATCATTGGCTTATGCCTTTCTATCCATGCCATCAACTATGCTTATCGCTTGGGTAGTACGCCGTTTTTCCCGCCGAGGAGACGATCTGCACACTGTTCTAATGTGGATCTTTTCTACCATCATTGTCAGTCTGTTAGATGCACTGCTTGCCTCAATCGGTTTTGTTCTATTTGGTAAAGGAACATTTCAGGAGATTTTCTGGGTTGGATTTGTTGCTGATGTGACCGGAATATTCTTTGCTACCACGGTCATTATGGGGCTCTTTAATATCCAATTTCGTACCCATATTTCACCGGTCAAAAATAAGCTTTCAGGGTCTATTATCTGGCTTCTTTTGTGCTTATTTACTTTATTGATTTTCAATAACTCATTAAAAGAATTTAGTGGCGCTATATTACATATTCATAACGATATGCTCATTTTCACCTTTGCCTGTCTGCCGATCATCTTAGCCGTCATGCTGTCTATTTCGTGGGGAAATCAGGGGGGCTCTATCGCCTTACTGACATTAGCGACCATCGTTATTTACTATACTGGGCAAGGCTATGGGCCATTCTTCATTAAAGGATTGCACCACGGGGAACCCCTGCTGTTAGTCCAATGCTATCTCACGGCAACAGCGCTGCTCATGGTATTCCTACGCGTTCTTACGCGGAGTACACATCATTTTAATGAAACTAGTGGGGCACAGCATGCCGTTTACCAACTCAATCTAAGCACCGGTGAAATTGAATGGGGCCACCTTTCTGACGAGTTGGCCAGTATTGACCCCACTATTATGTCCAAGATGAACAAATTAATTGAGCAGATCCACCCAGATGACAAAAATAAAGTGTTAGAGCATTGGAGCAGTTCGGGTGAGCAACAGCATTTACCTCAGCTCGACTTCCGCTTGAGCATTCAAGAAGGTCATTGGGTCACCATCACCGACAGTGAAAGTATTTTATTCAGCCATCATGAGCCACGCATGATCATTGGGAATTGGCATATTACCCGCTCCGTCCCCCTTTTTAAGGCCAATTGA
- a CDS encoding HdeD family acid-resistance protein encodes MIQIALLLFGADFVRTKSKYLWFIGILWGIAGSLIFIDGLDGQLYFPLKTFGLFLILESLITLSVASSGVGAQKAVLYFKGGIFFFSAVIIIVNQAYSNLLLSIIFGFAYFIIGLFVGVSAWVVRFPRWQTALFYGLVQIIFAFFLFIHYQATISFFLGFLMIGSGLSCLKMARRTSQMKRATSVFQLMQPTDILIYEGVKKSRKKTETIMAEKTAPSLPSTLIVHIWTPEGSASNRPVPRPLINRYIAAVDENGVISTGHAALEALPDVYISLYPAEDLDRSPSEFFRLLKATRDNDVKGTFQPSYAVESANWCESDRQIRFRDFNPEALSEFWQSYRREETYNLTYRNCSSSVAYALEAALDGVLSQRSKNWLTTFKVLFMPELWIAAQVRKRALMMAWTPGLVMDYARALSAIVHPVPQPWHQRMPWKARVANQNNARERE; translated from the coding sequence ATGATCCAGATTGCATTATTACTCTTTGGCGCAGATTTCGTTCGGACAAAGTCAAAATACCTGTGGTTCATAGGCATTCTATGGGGGATTGCTGGCAGCCTTATTTTTATCGATGGGCTGGATGGGCAACTTTATTTCCCTTTAAAAACGTTCGGTCTTTTCCTGATATTAGAAAGCCTGATAACGCTAAGTGTGGCCTCAAGTGGAGTCGGCGCTCAAAAAGCAGTTCTGTATTTTAAAGGTGGGATCTTTTTCTTCAGCGCCGTGATCATTATTGTTAACCAAGCCTACAGTAATCTGCTGCTGTCGATAATTTTTGGTTTTGCTTACTTTATCATCGGGTTGTTTGTGGGCGTTTCAGCCTGGGTTGTCCGTTTCCCCCGCTGGCAAACGGCACTATTCTATGGTCTGGTACAGATTATTTTTGCATTTTTCCTATTTATTCACTATCAGGCGACTATCTCGTTTTTCCTCGGCTTTTTGATGATAGGCAGTGGACTTAGTTGCCTTAAAATGGCCCGGCGTACCAGCCAGATGAAGCGGGCAACATCCGTATTCCAACTCATGCAACCTACAGATATTTTGATTTATGAGGGAGTTAAAAAAAGTCGGAAAAAAACAGAGACCATAATGGCTGAAAAAACTGCGCCCTCGTTACCCTCCACTCTCATTGTTCATATCTGGACACCGGAAGGTTCTGCAAGCAATCGCCCAGTTCCACGTCCACTTATTAACCGCTACATTGCGGCAGTAGATGAAAACGGGGTCATCTCAACGGGTCACGCGGCACTTGAAGCACTCCCGGACGTGTACATAAGTTTATATCCCGCTGAAGACCTTGATCGTTCCCCATCTGAGTTTTTCCGCTTGCTCAAGGCAACTCGCGACAACGATGTCAAAGGGACTTTCCAACCCAGCTATGCTGTAGAATCAGCAAACTGGTGTGAATCCGACAGGCAGATCCGCTTTAGGGATTTTAATCCCGAGGCCTTATCTGAGTTTTGGCAAAGTTACCGCAGAGAAGAGACGTATAATCTAACTTACCGTAATTGCTCAAGCAGTGTCGCCTATGCGCTGGAAGCCGCGCTTGATGGTGTGCTGTCACAACGCAGCAAAAACTGGTTAACGACCTTTAAAGTGCTTTTCATGCCCGAATTGTGGATAGCCGCCCAAGTGCGTAAACGGGCCTTGATGATGGCCTGGACCCCCGGATTAGTCATGGACTACGCGCGAGCACTCAGTGCCATTGTGCACCCGGTTCCACAACCCTGGCATCAACGAATGCCGTGGAAAGCGAGGGTGGCCAATCAGAATAACGCGCGAGAAAGAGAGTAA
- a CDS encoding DUF1120 domain-containing protein: MSKQLVKVVMLSSLIFSSAVAVAAPPIAELKVAGKLSVPTCVVNSPDGGIYDLGKISSTKISSTNIGSLDTMTKTWAITCDATTYLTFKTIDNRTASAFPPSTSTYGLGMVNGTGKIGSFFVNMQNAKVDGVPVKVFNTKASTFTVANDSQVFNDDSVHGWASANNVQTAGKIFTTDMAVGTYLSTVSGMNGPITQNTEIDGSMTINFAYGI; encoded by the coding sequence ATGAGTAAGCAATTAGTTAAAGTCGTCATGTTATCTTCTTTGATCTTTAGTTCAGCGGTTGCAGTTGCTGCGCCCCCCATTGCCGAATTAAAAGTCGCGGGTAAATTATCGGTACCAACATGTGTGGTCAACTCACCAGATGGTGGTATTTATGATCTTGGTAAAATTAGTTCAACAAAAATATCAAGTACCAATATTGGTTCATTGGATACAATGACCAAAACATGGGCTATAACGTGTGATGCTACAACTTATTTGACCTTTAAAACAATAGATAATCGTACGGCATCTGCTTTTCCTCCAAGTACTTCTACTTATGGTTTGGGGATGGTGAATGGCACCGGTAAGATAGGTTCTTTCTTTGTAAACATGCAGAATGCCAAGGTCGATGGTGTACCAGTTAAAGTGTTTAATACAAAAGCCAGTACTTTTACGGTAGCTAACGATTCACAGGTATTTAATGACGATAGTGTGCATGGTTGGGCGTCCGCCAATAATGTGCAAACGGCAGGAAAAATATTTACCACTGATATGGCTGTTGGGACATATTTGTCTACTGTTTCTGGCATGAATGGCCCGATAACGCAAAATACTGAAATTGATGGCTCTATGACCATAAACTTTGCCTACGGAATATAA
- a CDS encoding acyl carrier protein, giving the protein MNDSVINKSVESQVANLIYQVNGILPNDIKPQDSLITDLALDSVELIDLLMRLEEIGVTIPESDISNNLTVGDIIQRVQEVI; this is encoded by the coding sequence ATGAATGATTCAGTAATTAATAAGTCTGTAGAATCGCAGGTGGCTAACCTTATTTATCAGGTTAACGGTATTTTGCCAAATGATATTAAGCCGCAGGACAGTTTAATTACTGACCTAGCGCTGGATTCTGTTGAGCTTATTGATCTCTTGATGCGCCTCGAAGAAATAGGCGTAACGATCCCGGAATCAGATATCAGCAATAACCTCACCGTCGGGGATATTATCCAGCGCGTGCAGGAAGTTATCTAA
- a CDS encoding IpaD/SipD/SspD family type III secretion system needle tip protein — protein sequence MFSVNNTLPNAIHYSPADTSATQSAPIAETHAGSSSELNITLLKELIAQMEAPNRADKLDGIRATLNQYGLDTSAEDFNNSKLRTALEHLKTTNDRAQPSDDVAEMLANQKQQVKNTALALADIQREVATNRTKANYSVSQFMADKEKAVQEAAPEDSNKRDEISIHTSYAELWARMALAIKNIKGDYVDFYADLMQKYTEMYKAYNTDVQGAAAEAVASGDDGNNVKFDTTKMNQGYTDFETEVKNIALALGSVKNWDQMTLEQRKSMVTTLEPAFKVDGSGKIEFNLDQYNAAPRNPSGMNGDKVSTASYQAWLASFNGGASALQGNMQSFAQRYTQANSTFDNLNKVLSGAIASLAESAKDVIKAFG from the coding sequence ATGTTTTCCGTAAATAATACTTTGCCCAATGCTATCCACTATAGCCCAGCTGATACTAGTGCCACCCAGTCTGCGCCAATTGCCGAAACCCACGCGGGTTCTTCTTCAGAGCTGAATATAACGTTATTGAAAGAACTGATTGCCCAAATGGAAGCCCCGAATAGGGCGGATAAACTTGATGGTATCAGGGCAACTCTTAATCAGTATGGGCTGGATACCAGTGCAGAAGATTTCAATAACAGCAAACTGCGCACCGCATTAGAGCATCTTAAGACAACCAATGACCGCGCACAGCCGTCGGATGATGTGGCTGAGATGCTCGCGAACCAGAAACAACAGGTAAAAAACACCGCTCTGGCGCTGGCGGATATCCAGCGCGAGGTGGCCACGAACCGTACCAAAGCGAACTATTCGGTCAGTCAATTTATGGCCGATAAAGAAAAGGCAGTGCAGGAAGCGGCCCCGGAGGATAGTAATAAAAGAGACGAAATTTCCATCCATACCAGTTATGCCGAACTATGGGCAAGAATGGCGCTTGCCATTAAGAATATCAAAGGTGATTACGTAGACTTCTATGCTGATCTGATGCAGAAGTATACAGAAATGTATAAAGCTTATAATACGGATGTACAGGGTGCAGCAGCAGAAGCAGTTGCCTCTGGAGATGATGGGAATAATGTTAAATTTGATACAACCAAAATGAATCAGGGATATACCGACTTCGAGACGGAAGTTAAAAACATTGCCCTTGCCCTGGGCAGCGTTAAAAATTGGGATCAGATGACGCTTGAACAGCGTAAAAGTATGGTCACGACCCTTGAGCCAGCTTTTAAGGTGGATGGTAGCGGTAAAATTGAGTTCAATCTCGACCAATATAATGCCGCACCTAGGAATCCGTCAGGTATGAATGGGGACAAAGTATCCACTGCCAGCTATCAGGCATGGCTGGCTTCTTTTAATGGGGGGGCGAGTGCTTTACAAGGTAATATGCAGTCTTTTGCCCAACGCTATACGCAGGCCAATAGTACCTTCGATAATTTAAATAAAGTCTTGAGTGGTGCGATCGCCTCACTGGCGGAAAGTGCAAAAGATGTTATTAAAGCATTCGGATAA
- a CDS encoding type III secretion system protein — translation MSGSINGAGSQERIFQSQHVQTEIKNVVVHEEKRNIQDVSDLAKKDGMLSLMMEKQSLRSDTTHAMSAAQKRNGGEIETDSPAKVVKLSVAGEGDANKAERLAATVPGVLTSQINITQPNNKSAENSKNTSESTVTNTSSSSTQARSQPAVEGGTDITATDAVGPHFINVVGSMKQLEVSNTITTTMLNAERDANKAAAAATIRGVDAAARAGNKTIEAARQNLNGAITSGVMGIAGQGATTATQMKALNKEGTSITKNLKPARNLELGVREHQSAIKSGKDTMVHQNKKLSSDVEATMSHPQAADLHASSLKRDNHNAVQLATQKSRVTAEYANQGIRSGQGAAEGAFGVAAAEKQKEAELARADRDVNNELANTQSQTAKKAAETNAAIRSMTDSVLNANNSAVSSIAERTR, via the coding sequence ATGTCTGGTTCAATTAATGGTGCTGGTTCGCAAGAGCGTATTTTTCAGTCGCAACATGTTCAGACAGAAATAAAGAATGTTGTTGTTCATGAAGAGAAAAGAAATATCCAAGATGTGTCTGACTTGGCGAAAAAGGATGGCATGTTGTCATTGATGATGGAAAAACAGAGTTTGCGCAGTGACACTACCCATGCCATGTCAGCGGCACAGAAACGTAATGGGGGAGAAATAGAAACTGATTCGCCGGCTAAAGTTGTGAAGTTATCGGTCGCAGGGGAAGGCGATGCCAACAAAGCAGAACGTCTGGCAGCGACGGTGCCTGGCGTACTGACGTCACAGATTAATATTACTCAGCCAAATAATAAGTCGGCAGAGAATAGCAAAAACACTAGTGAGTCGACGGTCACCAACACTTCGTCGTCCTCCACTCAGGCTCGCTCACAGCCAGCTGTTGAAGGTGGCACTGATATCACCGCCACAGATGCTGTAGGCCCACACTTTATCAACGTTGTCGGCTCGATGAAGCAGCTTGAAGTGAGCAATACTATCACCACCACGATGTTGAATGCTGAGCGAGATGCAAACAAAGCGGCTGCAGCGGCAACTATCAGGGGCGTCGATGCGGCGGCCCGAGCGGGTAATAAAACCATCGAGGCTGCGCGGCAGAATCTTAACGGTGCAATTACTTCCGGTGTGATGGGGATAGCAGGTCAGGGGGCAACGACCGCGACTCAGATGAAAGCGCTGAATAAAGAAGGCACCTCGATCACCAAAAACCTCAAACCGGCAAGAAATCTTGAGCTTGGTGTTCGTGAGCATCAGAGCGCGATCAAAAGTGGCAAAGACACCATGGTGCATCAGAACAAGAAGCTATCCAGTGATGTTGAGGCCACCATGAGTCATCCGCAAGCGGCAGATCTGCATGCCAGCTCGCTTAAGCGTGATAACCACAATGCGGTACAACTTGCTACACAGAAAAGTCGTGTTACCGCTGAGTATGCCAACCAGGGGATTCGTTCCGGGCAGGGGGCTGCAGAAGGCGCGTTTGGCGTAGCCGCCGCTGAGAAACAGAAAGAGGCAGAGCTGGCTCGTGCTGATCGTGATGTAAATAACGAACTGGCCAATACCCAGAGTCAGACGGCTAAGAAAGCCGCTGAAACTAATGCGGCAATAAGAAGCATGACTGACAGTGTGCTCAACGCTAATAACAGCGCGGTGTCTTCCATCGCCGAACGTACTCGCTAA